A window of Aerococcus urinae contains these coding sequences:
- a CDS encoding AzlC family ABC transporter permease, whose protein sequence is MKEALKFAFPKTIPIMMGYLFLSLSFGLLATSSGIHPLLTLLMSLIIYGGSIQFAGINVLLGAYDPFAAFMLAVMVNARHMFYGITLLESYQSLGWKKYYSIFALSDETFSLTASVNVPDHIDKSWVYFLISLLDQLYWIVGTVLGIFLGNFISFSLRGIEFILTALFISIFVDQWQQSANHRPQIIALATGIICLLIVGPNSFLIPAMLIIIAIFFFVFLREEEER, encoded by the coding sequence ATGAAAGAAGCGCTTAAGTTTGCCTTCCCCAAAACCATCCCGATTATGATGGGGTACTTATTCTTGTCACTATCTTTTGGTTTATTAGCGACAAGTTCAGGCATTCACCCCTTATTAACCCTCTTAATGAGCCTAATTATTTATGGGGGCTCGATTCAATTTGCCGGTATTAATGTCTTGTTGGGAGCCTATGATCCCTTTGCCGCTTTTATGCTAGCTGTTATGGTGAATGCGAGACACATGTTTTATGGCATTACCCTGTTAGAAAGTTATCAGTCCCTAGGGTGGAAAAAATACTATAGCATTTTTGCTTTGTCTGATGAAACTTTCTCGCTGACAGCTTCGGTTAATGTTCCCGATCATATTGATAAGTCTTGGGTCTACTTTTTGATCAGTTTACTCGACCAGCTTTACTGGATTGTTGGAACAGTTCTGGGGATTTTCTTAGGGAATTTTATCAGTTTCAGCTTAAGAGGAATTGAGTTTATTTTAACGGCATTATTTATAAGTATTTTTGTCGACCAATGGCAGCAAAGTGCTAACCATAGACCACAAATTATTGCTCTAGCCACTGGAATAATTTGTTTATTGATTGTTGGGCCCAACAGCTTCTTGATTCCAGCAATGTTAATTATTATTGCCATATTCTTTTTTGTCTTTTTGCGTGAGGAGGAAGAAAGATGA
- the thiW gene encoding energy coupling factor transporter S component ThiW has translation MNRKSSPLILVTVAMFVAIGVVISPIFRVEGFAPTAHFVNVVCSVLLGPWYSLLNAILTAIIRMSLFSVPPLALTGQVFGAVLSGILYRLFNGSILACVLGEIIGTGIIGAIASYPVMALLLGKTGITWLFYVPSFLVATIIGGVLAYFFLVTLRQTGLLYKMQKRLGINVYDSSKKKA, from the coding sequence ATGAATAGGAAATCAAGTCCATTGATTTTAGTAACGGTAGCAATGTTTGTGGCCATTGGGGTGGTTATTTCTCCGATCTTTCGAGTAGAGGGCTTTGCCCCTACCGCCCACTTTGTTAATGTGGTTTGTTCGGTTTTATTGGGCCCTTGGTATAGTTTGTTAAATGCAATTCTGACTGCAATTATCCGGATGAGTCTTTTTTCGGTACCTCCGTTAGCGCTCACTGGCCAAGTTTTTGGTGCTGTGCTTTCGGGAATACTATATCGTCTCTTTAATGGCTCTATCCTTGCTTGTGTGCTTGGTGAAATTATCGGCACAGGGATAATCGGGGCCATTGCTTCCTATCCAGTAATGGCACTTCTATTGGGAAAAACAGGGATTACTTGGCTCTTCTATGTGCCTAGTTTTCTAGTTGCCACAATTATTGGTGGTGTCTTAGCTTATTTCTTCTTAGTCACCTTACGTCAAACCGGTTTGCTTTATAAAATGCAAAAACGCCTAGGGATCAATGTTTATGATTCTTCTAAGAAAAAGGCTTAA
- a CDS encoding branched-chain amino acid transporter permease, with product MSFNQQLITVILLALGTALTRFIVFVVFSKNQVPPRFVTYLGKVLPAAAISLLVVYSLQSSPLLAYPYALPELIAIVVTILLQAKTHRSLMSIAGGTLSYMFLVQVVFP from the coding sequence ATGAGCTTTAACCAACAGTTAATAACTGTCATTCTATTGGCCTTGGGAACTGCCTTAACCCGTTTTATTGTCTTTGTGGTTTTTTCGAAAAACCAAGTTCCTCCTCGCTTTGTCACTTATTTAGGTAAGGTGCTTCCTGCCGCTGCCATCAGCCTCTTAGTGGTTTATTCCCTACAATCAAGCCCCCTCTTGGCTTATCCCTATGCTTTGCCTGAGCTGATTGCTATCGTTGTGACAATCCTGCTTCAGGCTAAGACCCACCGCTCTTTAATGAGTATCGCTGGCGGAACCCTGTCTTATATGTTCTTAGTTCAAGTGGTTTTCCCGTAA
- a CDS encoding PTS transporter subunit IIC, which produces MQNLKIKDIFNQVLNGASTGIVIGLIPSAILGALTRSWLSSPGILADFAGSIQAFQFAVPFLVGLFAALQLNMKGMEIAAMAGAAFLGSGAARLVDGAWALKGTGDLINTIITVFIAAIFIKLYNNRWQSLNIVILPLLGGILPGFIGRLILPLVSQLTLLLGQGIAHLTKIQPLIMAILIAIAFAIIIVTPLSSVAIAYAVSISGLAAGAANLGIVAVVFTFLYASSRVNSNGITFSLLFAGPKLFMANYLQNLKMTLPIVINAGVVGFFGYLFNIQGTTESAGFGITGLSGPINAYYFMDGNALVNILVLCLTYVVVPLAISIITHQTFTRMGIYDESIYIYHAPEH; this is translated from the coding sequence ATGCAGAATTTAAAAATTAAGGATATTTTTAACCAAGTTTTAAATGGGGCGTCAACTGGTATTGTTATTGGTTTAATTCCTAGTGCTATACTGGGCGCTTTGACCCGATCTTGGCTCAGTTCACCCGGAATTTTGGCTGACTTTGCCGGCTCAATCCAGGCCTTTCAATTTGCTGTTCCCTTTTTAGTGGGACTCTTTGCTGCCTTGCAATTAAATATGAAAGGCATGGAGATTGCTGCTATGGCAGGAGCTGCGTTTTTAGGAAGTGGGGCAGCTCGCTTAGTTGATGGCGCTTGGGCGCTCAAGGGAACAGGAGACTTAATAAACACGATTATTACCGTATTTATTGCTGCTATTTTCATTAAACTTTATAACAATCGCTGGCAAAGTCTCAATATTGTGATTCTTCCTTTATTGGGTGGAATTTTACCTGGTTTTATCGGTCGCTTAATCCTACCTCTGGTTAGTCAACTGACTTTACTTTTAGGCCAGGGGATTGCTCATCTTACAAAGATCCAACCATTAATTATGGCAATATTAATCGCTATTGCCTTTGCCATTATCATCGTTACGCCTCTATCCAGTGTTGCTATCGCTTACGCGGTATCCATTAGTGGTCTAGCGGCTGGTGCAGCTAACTTAGGGATTGTAGCTGTTGTATTTACATTTCTCTATGCCTCTTCACGAGTTAACAGTAATGGGATTACTTTTTCATTATTATTTGCTGGGCCAAAATTATTTATGGCCAATTACTTACAAAACCTAAAAATGACCTTGCCTATTGTGATTAATGCAGGGGTAGTTGGTTTCTTTGGTTATTTATTTAATATTCAGGGGACAACAGAATCAGCGGGCTTTGGTATCACTGGTTTATCCGGACCAATCAACGCCTATTACTTTATGGATGGTAATGCATTGGTTAATATTCTAGTTCTCTGCCTTACCTACGTAGTAGTGCCTTTGGCGATTTCTATTATTACCCATCAGACTTTTACCCGTATGGGGATTTATGATGAGAGCATTTATATTTACCATGCACCAGAACATTAA
- a CDS encoding ABC transporter substrate-binding protein, translating to MKKYLRYLAAGLLTCTLAACSNQGNESSKDKVDVGIIQYMEHDSLQKAKEGFQDRLKEAGYEEGKNLEIEFHNSQGDQSNLQSITQQLKGKKDLILSIATPAAQAMLNTDKKTPQLFTAVTDPVGAKLVESKEKPGKNMTGTSNLTPVGDVVNLLLKADPSIKTIGILYNSSEMNAQVQYEQAKEYIESKGLKVESMTVTSTNDVQQATKILAEKVDGIYLPTDNTIANTIQTIGKVLMETKTPSVAAFDAAIEGSLCAYGVDYYKLGQQTGNMAVDILKGDKKPADIPVEMSKDMVIKVNDEMAAALGMDSEELKARLKG from the coding sequence ATGAAAAAATATTTACGTTATCTCGCAGCTGGTTTATTAACTTGTACATTAGCCGCTTGTTCCAACCAAGGCAATGAAAGTAGTAAGGATAAAGTTGATGTGGGGATCATCCAATACATGGAACATGATTCCTTACAAAAAGCTAAGGAAGGTTTCCAAGATAGGCTCAAAGAAGCTGGTTATGAAGAAGGTAAGAATTTAGAGATTGAATTCCATAACTCCCAAGGTGACCAGTCAAACCTGCAAAGTATTACCCAACAATTAAAAGGGAAGAAGGATTTAATTTTAAGTATTGCTACGCCAGCTGCCCAAGCCATGTTGAATACAGACAAGAAGACCCCGCAATTATTTACAGCAGTTACTGATCCTGTCGGCGCTAAATTAGTTGAAAGTAAGGAAAAACCAGGTAAAAATATGACCGGCACGAGTAACTTGACCCCTGTTGGAGATGTGGTTAATTTATTATTAAAGGCTGATCCAAGTATAAAAACAATTGGTATCTTGTATAATTCAAGTGAAATGAACGCGCAAGTTCAATATGAACAAGCCAAGGAATATATTGAGTCCAAGGGCTTAAAAGTCGAAAGTATGACAGTGACGTCAACTAACGATGTGCAACAAGCGACTAAAATCTTAGCTGAAAAAGTTGATGGCATCTACCTTCCAACAGATAACACCATTGCTAATACCATTCAAACCATTGGAAAGGTCCTAATGGAAACTAAGACGCCGTCAGTAGCCGCTTTCGATGCCGCTATCGAAGGGTCTCTATGTGCCTATGGGGTAGACTACTATAAATTAGGTCAACAAACTGGAAATATGGCTGTTGATATCCTTAAAGGAGATAAAAAACCTGCGGACATTCCAGTAGAAATGTCTAAGGACATGGTCATTAAGGTAAACGATGAAATGGCTGCTGCCTTGGGAATGGACAGTGAGGAATTGAAGGCGCGTTTAAAAGGATAG
- a CDS encoding pyridoxal-phosphate-dependent aminotransferase family protein — MLNLCPGPTHISQAVLKAYSQLKTNPDIDHQYTQYQRQIENKISQLLHTKAVSFFMVGEALLALEAAVNSIIQPGDRVLVISNGVYGQGFQDFVNFVKAGVVLYESDWRRGIDLNDLKAFLEDDHDFQVATFVHCETPTGITNDIHGIGQILNSYDILSIVDSVSAIGGEYINFDQAKVDVLLGGSQKCFSAPVGLASVTLSKRAIEHMENRHSPIPSFYANFQSYLSFDDPHFDFPYTMNEQAIYAMDVAIQQAIDSDFANKHQKWAEATRQLFKEAGFELYAKDHASNTLTSVLLPEAVASLDVMKLVRDEGILITKGDGPQGEGLLRIAHMGSNMEVKYFQKMYHALDKAFHHLGIKYQGELEEKFMLSDIAKKY, encoded by the coding sequence ATGTTAAACTTGTGTCCCGGACCCACTCATATCTCCCAAGCCGTTCTTAAAGCCTATAGTCAATTAAAAACTAATCCTGATATTGACCACCAGTACACCCAATATCAACGTCAGATTGAAAATAAAATATCACAGTTATTACATACCAAAGCTGTCTCTTTTTTTATGGTGGGTGAAGCCCTATTGGCTCTAGAAGCTGCTGTCAATTCTATCATCCAACCAGGAGACCGGGTTTTGGTGATTAGTAACGGGGTTTATGGTCAAGGCTTTCAAGACTTTGTCAACTTTGTTAAGGCAGGAGTTGTGCTTTATGAAAGTGACTGGCGCCGTGGGATTGATTTAAATGACTTAAAAGCCTTTCTAGAAGACGACCACGATTTTCAGGTGGCAACTTTCGTCCATTGTGAAACCCCCACTGGCATCACTAATGATATTCATGGCATCGGTCAAATCTTAAATAGCTATGATATTCTCTCTATAGTCGATTCAGTTTCCGCAATTGGCGGCGAATATATTAACTTTGACCAAGCTAAAGTGGATGTCTTACTTGGTGGTAGTCAAAAATGCTTTTCCGCTCCTGTAGGCTTGGCTAGTGTCACCCTTTCTAAACGCGCTATCGAGCATATGGAAAATCGACATTCCCCTATCCCTAGCTTTTACGCCAATTTCCAATCTTATCTCAGCTTTGACGACCCGCATTTCGACTTTCCTTATACAATGAATGAACAGGCCATTTACGCCATGGATGTAGCTATTCAACAAGCGATTGACAGTGATTTTGCCAACAAGCATCAAAAATGGGCTGAAGCTACCCGACAATTATTTAAAGAGGCCGGTTTTGAACTATATGCTAAAGACCATGCCTCAAATACATTAACCAGTGTTTTACTCCCTGAAGCAGTTGCAAGCCTGGATGTGATGAAATTAGTAAGGGACGAAGGTATTTTAATTACTAAAGGCGACGGTCCCCAAGGCGAAGGGCTGCTGCGAATTGCCCATATGGGAAGTAATATGGAAGTCAAATATTTCCAAAAAATGTACCACGCCCTAGACAAAGCCTTTCATCATTTAGGTATAAAATACCAAGGAGAACTCGAAGAAAAGTTTATGTTAAGTGACATTGCTAAAAAATATTAA
- a CDS encoding enoyl-CoA hydratase/isomerase family protein → MSVVETKVENKVGKIILRNDPLNILEMEHLQLIEDAVHEMDNNDEVSVIYFTMVMQKEGKIFSAGMDLDEMLATQEEENGIENYCKVSKRNYSCFYYAKKPVIYVYDGIVRGGGCEMSLFADYRIAGEKLNIALPEIGIGIIPGGGGTQTLQRLIGVANAKSLIYTGRPLKAEEAKEVGLVQNVFPSDSLQEEATKIAEKMAKNSPQGLQAAKRAINDGAHLPIDEALAFETEVFIDNFKTEDAAEGIKAFKEKREPNYKNR, encoded by the coding sequence ATGTCAGTTGTTGAGACTAAAGTTGAGAATAAAGTGGGGAAAATTATTCTAAGAAATGACCCGCTAAACATCTTGGAAATGGAACACTTACAATTGATTGAAGATGCCGTTCATGAAATGGATAACAACGATGAAGTAAGTGTTATTTATTTCACAATGGTTATGCAAAAAGAAGGAAAAATCTTTTCTGCTGGTATGGACCTCGATGAAATGCTAGCAACTCAAGAGGAAGAAAACGGGATTGAAAATTACTGTAAAGTATCTAAACGTAACTACTCCTGCTTCTACTATGCTAAAAAACCAGTAATCTATGTTTATGATGGCATTGTTCGCGGTGGCGGTTGTGAAATGTCACTCTTTGCTGACTACCGGATTGCTGGTGAAAAATTAAATATTGCCTTACCAGAAATCGGTATCGGTATTATCCCTGGTGGGGGCGGTACCCAAACACTTCAACGTTTAATTGGTGTTGCTAATGCGAAATCATTAATTTATACTGGCAGACCATTGAAAGCTGAAGAAGCTAAAGAAGTTGGCTTAGTTCAAAATGTCTTTCCATCTGACAGCTTGCAAGAAGAAGCAACTAAGATTGCTGAAAAAATGGCTAAGAATTCCCCGCAAGGTTTACAAGCAGCTAAACGTGCCATTAATGATGGGGCTCACTTACCTATCGATGAAGCCCTAGCCTTTGAAACCGAAGTCTTCATTGACAACTTCAAAACTGAAGATGCTGCTGAAGGAATTAAAGCCTTTAAAGAAAAACGTGAACCTAACTATAAGAATCGTTAA
- the hpt gene encoding hypoxanthine phosphoribosyltransferase, producing the protein MDNLMEEILIPQAELLKRIEELAKDIAQEYQDKNPLLVCVLKGGMPFMADLMKQMDILLEIDFMDVSSYGDAFESSGEVKIIKDLSVPAKGRHILFVEDIVDTGRTLSYLYKVLKSRQAASIKTVSLLDKPSRRKKDFQADWIGFEIPDKFVVGYGLDYKGQLRNYPNIAVLKEEVYS; encoded by the coding sequence ATGGATAATTTAATGGAAGAAATACTTATTCCCCAAGCGGAATTATTAAAACGTATCGAAGAATTAGCCAAGGATATTGCCCAAGAGTATCAGGATAAGAATCCTTTACTGGTTTGTGTCTTAAAGGGGGGCATGCCCTTTATGGCTGATTTAATGAAACAAATGGATATCCTTCTTGAAATTGACTTTATGGATGTTTCTAGTTACGGCGATGCCTTTGAATCCAGTGGCGAAGTAAAAATAATAAAGGATTTATCGGTCCCTGCAAAAGGGCGTCATATATTATTTGTTGAAGATATCGTAGATACCGGGAGAACCTTAAGCTATCTGTATAAGGTCTTAAAATCCCGCCAGGCAGCTTCCATAAAAACTGTTTCTTTATTGGATAAACCGAGTCGACGCAAAAAGGATTTTCAAGCAGATTGGATCGGCTTTGAAATTCCGGATAAGTTTGTGGTCGGTTATGGTCTAGACTATAAGGGCCAATTGAGAAACTATCCTAATATAGCTGTTTTAAAAGAAGAGGTCTATTCTTAA